The following DNA comes from Lentibacillus sp. Marseille-P4043.
CATATGTATGTAATGAAACAAAATGGTTGGGTAGAAGTAATTTGTGGCAGTATGTTTTCTGGCAAATCAGAGGAATTAATTCGTCGGGTCCGTAGAGCAACATATGGTAATCTGTCTGTACGTGTGTTTAAACCGGCAATTGATAACCGTTATGATGATGAATCGGTTGTTTCCCATAACGGCTCAACAACAATAGCCCGCCCTATTAAAAATTCTGCTGAAATCTTGGAACACATTAACGGAAATATTGATGTCATTGGAATAGATGAAGTGCAATTCTTTGATGAGGAAATTGTTGAAGTTGCTGAGGAGCTAGCGAATAAAGGAATTCGTATCATCATTGCTGGATTAGACACCGATTTTCGTGGAGAACCATTTGGACCAATGCCTAAATTAATGGCATTAAGTGAATCTGTTTCAAAATTAAATGCTATTTGCCCAATTTGCGGCTCTCCTGCAAGCCGAACACAGCGTTTAATTAATGGAAAGCCAGCATCTTATGATGATCCAATTATTTTAGTTGGGGCATCCGAATCATATGAACCAAGATGCCGCCATCATCATGAAGTTCCGAATAAACCGAGTAACAAAATATTAAAACACTTAGCTAAATTATCGAAGTAAAAAGAACGCCTATAAAGCGTTCTTTTTTTGTTAGGCAAAAATTCCGTGAAGTTTTAATTGTCCAGATTAGAACATTGCCCCTCAAACGTCATCCTCCCAATTTGCCCATTTTCAAAATCTATAGTCACAAAGTCACGGGAAAGCCACGAAGAAAATAGTAGGTATTATTAATCAAATTTTGGTTTAGGTTATTTTTTCTAAACATTTCATAGGTATTATTTACTAATTATCAAAAAAGTCAATAAAGTCAGTGTTGACAGGGTAAAATTTGGTCATTAGGATTAAATAAGAAGAGGGTTAAAAACAGTTTAAACAGTTCGTTTTTACCTCAGCGTGTAATCATTTTTATTAAGGGAGATGAAGCATATGGCAGGACAAATTCGTATGACGCCAGAGGAACTTCAGGCAAAAGCGAAACGTTATGGTCAAAGTTCACAACAAATCGAACAAATTCTTCGAGACCTATCCGGCTTACAAGAAGAATTAAGAGGAGAATGGGAAGGACGTGCTTTTGAACGATTCGACGACCAGTTCAGAGAATTGAAACCAAGAGTACAAGATTTTTCTCAGTTAATGCAGGATATTGAAATGCAATTAACCAAAACAGCTGAAGCAGTGGCTCAACAAGATGAAGCTTTATCACAAAATTTTGGTCTTAGATAATAGACTTATATTTGAGCTGACTAAGTGAATTCGTGTTATTCGTCATTCTTCATTACATGAGCTACACGACAATTGTTGTGTAGCTCATGTTCATTAAATTGCTCTCTCTCCTTATGTTTTCATTCAATATTTAGTATGGACTTATTAATTATTATATAAAGAATTAGCAGGAGTTGTGGTAAATGAAAAAAGGGTATAAGGGAATAATACTATTTCTGATTTTAATGATCGCACTAGCTTCAGGGTTATCTTATTTATCATTAGATCATGTGACAAAGACAAAGAATAGTAAAGATGTTCAGACGATGTCGGTTGCTTTGGTGAATGAAGACGAAGGTGCAACTTTTAATAACGATGATTTATCGTTCGGTAAGGCATTTGTCAAAAGTTTAGATAAGAATAATGAACATGACTGGTATGTTGTCAGTCGTGGTGTTGCGGAGAATGGTCTTGAACAAAATACATACGATATGATGATCGTTATTCCGAATGATTTCTCGGAAAAAGCGTTGTCGATAAGTTCAGAGTCTCCGGAGCATGTTGTTCTAAATTATAAAATAAATGCGTCTGGTAATGAGGATTTTCAAGCAGAAGCGGAGAAGACAGCCAGTTCGGTACTAAATGACTTTAACCGCCGAATCATTGATGTATATTTTGCAAGTGTTATTGGCAATTTACAGGAAGCTCAAGATAACATTAATGAGGTTGTAGAAGAAGAGGCATTATACACGAATACATATAACAACGCAATACACAGTCCTCTTGCCAATTATACGGATCGGTTTCGTAATGTAAAAAATAGTACCGAGGTATCAAAAGATAGTTTCAGTGGTTTTGAGGAAACATTGGATACGTTTGATGACCAGTTAAATCAAGATGCAGAAATGAGTCAAGACTATTTATCTAGCATGGATGAAACGTCAAATTTGCTAGAATCGAATAGTGTTTTGTCGATGAATTTTCTTGATCAATTGTATCAATTAGAAGACGGATTAACTAGTGAAGATGTTGATGAGCAGCTTGAGAAGCTATTGTTTGCTAACAATATGATTAATCAACAATTTCAGCGAAGTGAGGATGATGCAGCTACGATTGTGTCGAATACTGTAGCTTTAAAAACGTACTTGGAATCCTCACTTAAAGATGTTGAAAAAGCACATGAAAATGTAAATGAAAAATTAAATTCGGATTTGCGGTCAAAAGTTGAGGACCGGTTAACAACGGTGTTTGACGATGCATTTAATGGCAACTTAATAAACTTGGATGCACTGTTTGAGGAATCCGATGAAAATTCCAGATTACGTATGAATGAGCAAATTGATAACCTTCCAACATTGAGCGAGGAAGATATTGTTGATTTAGGTTTATCGTATGAGACGACGACAGAGTTGAAAAATGTGCTTGCGGTAACAGATAAGTATACGAAAGAGTTTGGTTATACACCAGAACAAACTGGTGAGGCCACCCAATTAACACAAGAGATTAATCAATTAAGGGAACATTTGACTAGAAAAGGTGTGACAGCTACTGACTCAGTGATGTTGCCAAAGACAAACAGTGAAGGAAAAGGCCAGCTGTTCAAATTGAATATCCCTGATGAATATGAGTTGCAATACGTCTCATTGAAATTGCCAAATGAGGAAGAGGCGAAAAATTATACAAATCTAATAGATAATCATAATCAGGTGGTTTTACCGGGATTTGGAGAAGGGAAATTCACTGTTAAAGTTACCCTTAAACTTAAGAGTGATAAAAGCCTCATCAACATACTACAACCTGTGACGTGGAGTTGGGACTTGGAACCCACGGATAGCGGAGAAGTTGATACTCCGGAATATGCCGCTGTAGAGTTACCGAACACACCGTTAACTGCCAGTATGAGTACGGATAAATCCGCTGATACAAGTGATGACAGTAAACGTGAAACAGATGCAGAGGAGCAAACAGCAGAGCAGACTGAAAAACAAATAAATGAGCGAGTTGAAAACAAACAAACAAATAAAGAATCAGATGAAAGCAATTCTGAGAAACAGAAAATTACAGACCAAAAAAATGAAACAGAGAAACCTGAAAATGCCCAAGATGCTAAACAAGATGATAGTGATACACCAGAACAAGTCGAAATAGTCGACCATCATATTCATCATGAAGTAATGTCACCAGAAATTGATGAGGGAACAGAAAACTTAGTAAATGCAGTGTTCAACACCATAAGTCCGTATCAAAAATTGTTGTCATTGTATGAGATGTATTTTGGATTTGATTTAAAATGTAGTAAAGATAACTGCTCGAATATACACGAAACACTAAGTGAAGATACATCATTAAAAGAAATGGCAACTGATTCATCACTTTACACGTTATTTAATGAAAACAATATCGGCAAATTGTTGGCAAAACAAGTGGCAGACGATGTCACAGATGAAATCCGCCAACCATTAGAACGTCTGCAGAAACAAATAGGTACATTCCAACAACACGTTAAACAGGCAAATCAAGATGCTGATCAGCTTGTAGACCAGGTTGTTGAAACGAAAGAGCAAGCTGCTGTCTTAAATGAAAGTCTGGCTAGAACGCTTGCAAATGTTGCTAAGTGGCGCGAGAAGAGTTTGAATCTAGTCGACCAACAAACGGAAATTCAAGCGAATAACGATGAAGAAAAAACTGCTATTATGACATTGGGAAATGCATTTCAGCCACTATTAGCGTCGAGTCAATCACTTGCAGATCAAGCGCAATCAAATCTTAACGCTGCTGAACATGTCTATAAAACTTTTGATCGAATCGATGATCAGGCAAGTTCCATTCAGGATAGTGGAACGACTTTGGTTAGTAAGGCAGAAGAACTATCAACCAACATGACGAATAATTTACTAGAAGATCAGGAGTTTGCAGAAAATTTTGCTGACGTTCTTGCAAATAGCCGAATTGGTGATAGACAGAATGAGGATCTATACGATTTCTTATCCAATCCTGTACAAACTAAAAACAATGGAACAATCGCTGCTGGTGATAAATTCACGCCATACTTTGTAGTGTTAGTTTGCTTTATTATTGCTTTATTTACAGCATATGTGATTTCGATGAGCAATCAAAGACAACTAGCTGGGGATCAATTTGAAACAGAAAAGTCCTT
Coding sequences within:
- a CDS encoding thymidine kinase: MYVMKQNGWVEVICGSMFSGKSEELIRRVRRATYGNLSVRVFKPAIDNRYDDESVVSHNGSTTIARPIKNSAEILEHINGNIDVIGIDEVQFFDEEIVEVAEELANKGIRIIIAGLDTDFRGEPFGPMPKLMALSESVSKLNAICPICGSPASRTQRLINGKPASYDDPIILVGASESYEPRCRHHHEVPNKPSNKILKHLAKLSK
- a CDS encoding WXG100 family type VII secretion target, whose protein sequence is MAGQIRMTPEELQAKAKRYGQSSQQIEQILRDLSGLQEELRGEWEGRAFERFDDQFRELKPRVQDFSQLMQDIEMQLTKTAEAVAQQDEALSQNFGLR
- the esaA gene encoding type VII secretion protein EsaA; this translates as MKKGYKGIILFLILMIALASGLSYLSLDHVTKTKNSKDVQTMSVALVNEDEGATFNNDDLSFGKAFVKSLDKNNEHDWYVVSRGVAENGLEQNTYDMMIVIPNDFSEKALSISSESPEHVVLNYKINASGNEDFQAEAEKTASSVLNDFNRRIIDVYFASVIGNLQEAQDNINEVVEEEALYTNTYNNAIHSPLANYTDRFRNVKNSTEVSKDSFSGFEETLDTFDDQLNQDAEMSQDYLSSMDETSNLLESNSVLSMNFLDQLYQLEDGLTSEDVDEQLEKLLFANNMINQQFQRSEDDAATIVSNTVALKTYLESSLKDVEKAHENVNEKLNSDLRSKVEDRLTTVFDDAFNGNLINLDALFEESDENSRLRMNEQIDNLPTLSEEDIVDLGLSYETTTELKNVLAVTDKYTKEFGYTPEQTGEATQLTQEINQLREHLTRKGVTATDSVMLPKTNSEGKGQLFKLNIPDEYELQYVSLKLPNEEEAKNYTNLIDNHNQVVLPGFGEGKFTVKVTLKLKSDKSLINILQPVTWSWDLEPTDSGEVDTPEYAAVELPNTPLTASMSTDKSADTSDDSKRETDAEEQTAEQTEKQINERVENKQTNKESDESNSEKQKITDQKNETEKPENAQDAKQDDSDTPEQVEIVDHHIHHEVMSPEIDEGTENLVNAVFNTISPYQKLLSLYEMYFGFDLKCSKDNCSNIHETLSEDTSLKEMATDSSLYTLFNENNIGKLLAKQVADDVTDEIRQPLERLQKQIGTFQQHVKQANQDADQLVDQVVETKEQAAVLNESLARTLANVAKWREKSLNLVDQQTEIQANNDEEKTAIMTLGNAFQPLLASSQSLADQAQSNLNAAEHVYKTFDRIDDQASSIQDSGTTLVSKAEELSTNMTNNLLEDQEFAENFADVLANSRIGDRQNEDLYDFLSNPVQTKNNGTIAAGDKFTPYFVVLVCFIIALFTAYVISMSNQRQLAGDQFETEKSLMGKNTLITSITGGIGVAEGIIIGLLSGYFLEVSGGELVKWVGLITLVMIVMLLVATYLLRQLKMIGMFILLAVLSLYLFLTRALGSGFVGLETVRMYSPLQYVETLVSKTVQGQAGYGTAMFILAGLALIGVIANLLVLHRSTRKGEEDDESDAKAN